Proteins from one Periplaneta americana isolate PAMFEO1 chromosome 6, P.americana_PAMFEO1_priV1, whole genome shotgun sequence genomic window:
- the LOC138701282 gene encoding TRAF-type zinc finger domain-containing protein 1-like isoform X1 — MCDDDVKFCSNCKREVPQSNFVMHNVHCQRKLALCVKCDEPVPRCELAAHNTNVHAIVECPACGHQCEKRHLVDHQNSTCSRRAICCNYCHIETQANELAEHENYCGSRTERCEDCGEFVMLKYQQLHQDSNHGFLKLEDEPGPAPSWSNTRSTTSNLLNDLSRQRKVSNASQDSARPTSASNRLSPSKRTNDMPQVNSASTAVPKKDLHKSTIPSDDGGVDLDRLLALRLAEQERMLNTIPTAPYEVDLGVPPQKGGELVALPCEFCQAMVPANQLVIHETGCRPDLARYDPAPLPPPPPRNRKPSSSSEEEEDIDGLPCEFCGSLFPPQFLLQHQALCDVTPPLSDGILVNELGPLPRSSNRTTKKLLNMSPDTPWLFPPTSVDHMEDKNAYLNEMRAALKKPMASVRPIGRHYSSGSEFAQQNEFGTANCRTNLTSPGCANGLVRHSTSTGAVPKQKAGRRVNSHEVSQEVPRSTATPVTPSGHLRFRNTDANR; from the exons ATGTGTGACGATGACGTTAAGTTTTGTTCAAATtg CAAGCGTGAAGTTCCCCAAAGCAATTTTGTTATGCATAATGTGCATTGCCAGAGGAAGCTAGCTCTCTGTGTAAAATGTGACGAACCTGTCCCAAGATGTGAACTTGCAGCACATAATACAAATGTTCATGCAATTGTTGAATGTCCGGCATGTGGACATCAATGTGAAAAGAGGCATTTAGTTGACCATCAG AATTCTACGTGCAGTCGTCGAGCAATATGCTGTAATTATTGTCATATTGAAACACAAGCCAATGAATTGGCAGAACATGAGAACTATTGTGGTAGTCGTACAGAACGTTGTGAAGATTGTGGAGAATTCGTGATGCTGAAGTACCAGCAGTTACATCAGGATTCTAACCATGGATTTCTGAAACTAGAAGATG AGCCTGGTCCTGCACCCTCATGGAGTAACACTCGATCAACAACTTCAAATCTACTCAATGATTTGAGTCGTCAGCGCAAGGTATCAAATGCCAGTCAGGATTCAGCACGTCCTACTTCAGCCTCAAACCGACTGTCACCTAGCAAACGCACTAATGATATGCCTCAAGTCAACTCTGCCTCAACTGCAGTTCCTAAAAAGGATCTTCATAAGTCCACCATACCATCAG ATGATGGTGGAGTAGATTTGGATCGGTTGTTGGCTCTGAGACTTGCTGAACAAGAGCGTATGTTGAACACAATCCCAACAGCTCCTTATGAAGTTGACCTTGGGGTCCCACCACAGAAAGGTGGAGAACTCGTGGCTTTACCATGCGAGTTTTGCCAGGCTATGGTTCCTGCCAATCAGCTTGTAATACACGAGACAGGCTGTCGGCCAGACCTGGCCCGTTACGATCCTGCTCcactaccaccgccaccaccacgaAACAGGAAACCATCTAGCTCAtcagaagaagaggaagacattGATGGATTGCCATGTGAATTCTGTGGTAGTCTTTTTCCTCCTCAATTTCTTCTTCAGCATCAG gCTTTGTGTGATgttacaccgccattaagtgatGGTATCTTAGTGAATGAATTGGGTCCACTACCAAGGTCTAGCAATAGGACGACTAAGAAACTACTGAATATGTCCCCTGACACACCATGGCTGTTTCCTCCAACATCTGTTGACCACATGGAGGATAAAAATGCTTATCTCAATGAGATGCGGGCAGCACTAAAGAAACCTATGGCTAGTGTTCGTCCTATAG GTCGCCATTACTCATCTGGCTCTGAATTTGCTCAACAGAATGAATTTGGAACTGCAAACTGCCGGACAAACTTAACTTCACCTGG ATGTGCAAATGGGTTGGTAAGGCATTCGACGTCAACAGGAGCAGTCCCCAAACAGAAGGCAGGAAGACGTGTGAACTCCC ATGAAGTCTCCCAAGAAGTACCGCGCTCCACTGCCACCCCGGTAACTCCATCTGGACATCTGCGGTTTCGTAACACTGATGCTAATAGGTGA
- the LOC138701282 gene encoding TRAF-type zinc finger domain-containing protein 1-like isoform X2: protein MCDDDVKFCSNCKREVPQSNFVMHNVHCQRKLALCVKCDEPVPRCELAAHNTNVHAIVECPACGHQCEKRHLVDHQNSTCSRRAICCNYCHIETQANELAEHENYCGSRTERCEDCGEFVMLKYQQLHQDSNHGFLKLEDEPGPAPSWSNTRSTTSNLLNDLSRQRKVSNASQDSARPTSASNRLSPSKRTNDMPQVNSASTAVPKKDLHKSTIPSDDGGVDLDRLLALRLAEQERMLNTIPTAPYEVDLGVPPQKGGELVALPCEFCQAMVPANQLVIHETGCRPDLARYDPAPLPPPPPRNRKPSSSSEEEEDIDGLPCEFCGSLFPPQFLLQHQALCDVTPPLSDGILVNELGPLPRSSNRTTKKLLNMSPDTPWLFPPTSVDHMEDKNAYLNEMRAALKKPMASVRPIGRHYSSGSEFAQQNEFGTANCRTNLTSPGCANGLVRHSTSTGAVPKQKMKSPKKYRAPLPPR, encoded by the exons ATGTGTGACGATGACGTTAAGTTTTGTTCAAATtg CAAGCGTGAAGTTCCCCAAAGCAATTTTGTTATGCATAATGTGCATTGCCAGAGGAAGCTAGCTCTCTGTGTAAAATGTGACGAACCTGTCCCAAGATGTGAACTTGCAGCACATAATACAAATGTTCATGCAATTGTTGAATGTCCGGCATGTGGACATCAATGTGAAAAGAGGCATTTAGTTGACCATCAG AATTCTACGTGCAGTCGTCGAGCAATATGCTGTAATTATTGTCATATTGAAACACAAGCCAATGAATTGGCAGAACATGAGAACTATTGTGGTAGTCGTACAGAACGTTGTGAAGATTGTGGAGAATTCGTGATGCTGAAGTACCAGCAGTTACATCAGGATTCTAACCATGGATTTCTGAAACTAGAAGATG AGCCTGGTCCTGCACCCTCATGGAGTAACACTCGATCAACAACTTCAAATCTACTCAATGATTTGAGTCGTCAGCGCAAGGTATCAAATGCCAGTCAGGATTCAGCACGTCCTACTTCAGCCTCAAACCGACTGTCACCTAGCAAACGCACTAATGATATGCCTCAAGTCAACTCTGCCTCAACTGCAGTTCCTAAAAAGGATCTTCATAAGTCCACCATACCATCAG ATGATGGTGGAGTAGATTTGGATCGGTTGTTGGCTCTGAGACTTGCTGAACAAGAGCGTATGTTGAACACAATCCCAACAGCTCCTTATGAAGTTGACCTTGGGGTCCCACCACAGAAAGGTGGAGAACTCGTGGCTTTACCATGCGAGTTTTGCCAGGCTATGGTTCCTGCCAATCAGCTTGTAATACACGAGACAGGCTGTCGGCCAGACCTGGCCCGTTACGATCCTGCTCcactaccaccgccaccaccacgaAACAGGAAACCATCTAGCTCAtcagaagaagaggaagacattGATGGATTGCCATGTGAATTCTGTGGTAGTCTTTTTCCTCCTCAATTTCTTCTTCAGCATCAG gCTTTGTGTGATgttacaccgccattaagtgatGGTATCTTAGTGAATGAATTGGGTCCACTACCAAGGTCTAGCAATAGGACGACTAAGAAACTACTGAATATGTCCCCTGACACACCATGGCTGTTTCCTCCAACATCTGTTGACCACATGGAGGATAAAAATGCTTATCTCAATGAGATGCGGGCAGCACTAAAGAAACCTATGGCTAGTGTTCGTCCTATAG GTCGCCATTACTCATCTGGCTCTGAATTTGCTCAACAGAATGAATTTGGAACTGCAAACTGCCGGACAAACTTAACTTCACCTGG ATGTGCAAATGGGTTGGTAAGGCATTCGACGTCAACAGGAGCAGTCCCCAAACAGAAG ATGAAGTCTCCCAAGAAGTACCGCGCTCCACTGCCACCCCGGTAA